A DNA window from Hordeum vulgare subsp. vulgare chromosome 1H, MorexV3_pseudomolecules_assembly, whole genome shotgun sequence contains the following coding sequences:
- the LOC123404718 gene encoding E3 ubiquitin-protein ligase SIS3 — MAMRGVDFKWYDGFFLSMLATSVIIVSINWRRYRLCAHPLHIWIVVDYTTVFVFRLLMFLDNGLAAGMGLDLGWQQRYTRFCGRILVLSVLVLLLYPFLWVWTVIGTLWFNSARSCLPEEGQKWGFLIWLLFSYCGLACIACVAVGKWLNRRHALQLRAQQGIPVSEYGVLVDMIRVPDWAFEAVGLELRGMGQDTAYHPGLYLTTAQREAVEALIQELPKFMLKAVPTDCSECPICLEEFKVGNEVRGLPCAHNFHVECIDQWLRLNVKCPRCRCSVFPNLDLSALNGIRSSSEMLQQDRPSGSSVGEVAATANRYVGPQPAAGRSYLVRLQGLLLRPVVGHHDGGVSVDSEGGRAVAAEVGSGVVVVVDDGHELRDR; from the exons ATGGCGATGCGGGGCGTCGATTTCAAGTG GTACGacggcttcttcctctccatgcTCGCCACCAGCGT GATCATCGTGTCCATCAACTGGAGGAGGTACCGCCTCTGCGCGCACCCGCTCCACATATGGATCGTCGTCGACTACACCACCGTcttcgtcttccgcctcctcatgTTCCTCGACAACGGCCTCGCTGCAGGGATGGGACT GGATCTTGGATGGCAACAGAGATATACTCGTTTCTGTGGGAGGATACTTGTTCTCTCAGTCCTTGTACTTCTTCTCTACCCCTTTCTGTGGGTTTGGACTGTGATAGGAACATTGTGGTTTAACAGTGCAAGGAGCTGT TTGCCAGAGGAAGGACAAAAATGGGGCTTCCTGATATGGCTGCTTTTCAGTTACTGTGGGCTCGCTTGTATTGCATGCGTGGCTGTTGGAAAG TGGCTAAACCGAAGGCATGCTCTCCAACTGAGGGCACAGCAGGGAATTCCGGTCTCTGAATACGGG GTTTTGGTTGACATGATTCGTGTGCCTGACTGGGCTTTCGAAGCGGTCGGCTTGGAACTGAGAGGAATGGGCCAAGACACTGCATATCATCCTGGCCTTTACCTAACAACAGCCCAG AGGGAAGCGGTGGAGGCTCTGATCCAGGAGCTCCCCAAGTTCATGCTGAAAGCGGTGCCGACGGACTGCAGTGAGTGCCCGATCTGCCTGGAGGAGTTCAAGGTGGGGAACGAGGTGCGTGGCCTCCCGTGCGCGCACAACTTCCACGTGGAGTGCATCGACCAGTGGCTGCGGCTGAACGTCAAGTGCCCGCGGTGCCGCTGCTCAGTGTTCCCCAACCTGGACCTGAGCGCGCTCAACGGCATCCGCTCCAGCAGCGAGATGCTGCAGCAGGACCGCCCCTCGGGGAGCAGTGTTGGTGAGGTGGCAGCGACGGCCAACCGGTACGTTGGGCCACAGCCAGCGGCGGGGCGGAGCTACCTGGTGCGGCTGCAGGGCCTGCTGCTCCGGCCCGTGGTGGGGCATCACGATGGCGGTGTAAGTGTTGACAGTGAGGGTGGGCGAGCGGTGGCGGCTGAGGTGGggagcggcgtggtggtggtggttgatgATGGGCATGAGCTGCGGGATCGCTGA